A single window of Zea mays cultivar B73 chromosome 10, Zm-B73-REFERENCE-NAM-5.0, whole genome shotgun sequence DNA harbors:
- the LOC100383847 gene encoding uncharacterized protein LOC100383847, whose amino-acid sequence MGLFRAASGLARLALRRNLLRAAASPFAAGGGAVPGAAPARYFHSTCPRRFAAPTPRAVPLSRLTDSFLDGTSSVYLEELQRAWEADPSSVDESWDNFFRNFVGQAATTSPGLSGQTIQESMRLLLLVRAYQVSGHLKAKLDPLGLEERPVPDVLDPAFYGFSEADLDREFFLGVWMMAGFLSENRPVQTLRSVLERLEQAYCGTIGYEYMHIPDREKCNWLRDRIETVNPMDYTYDRRQVMLDRLIWSTQFESFLATKWTTAKRFGLEGAETLIPGMKEMFDRAAHLGVESIVIGMPHRGRLNVLGNVVRKPLRQIFSEFSGGTKPVNEGEGLYTGTGDVKYHLGTSYDRPTRGGKHIHLSLVANPSHLEAVDPVVAGKTRAKQYYSNDRDRTKNLGVLLHGDGSFSGQGVVYETLHLSALENYTTGGTIHIVVNNQVAFTTDPRSGRSSQYCTDVAKALDAPIFHVNGDDLEAVVHVCELAAEWRQTFHSDVVVDIVCYRRFGHNEIDEPSFTQPKMYKVIRNHPSALEIYQRKLLESGKISKEDIDRLNKKVSTILNEEFQNSKDYVPNKRDWLSAYWTGFKSPEQISRIRNTGVKPEILKRVGEAMTTLPENFKPHRAVKKIFDLRRQMIETGEGIDWAVGEALAFATLIIEGNHVRLSGQDVERGTFSHRHSVIHDQETGEQYCPLDHLVMNQDAELFTVSNSSLSEFAVLGFELGYSMENPNSLVLWEAQFGDFSNGAQVIFDQFLSSGESKWLRQTGLVVCLPHGYDGQGPEHSSARLERFLQMSDDNPYVIPEMDPTLRKQIQQCNWQVVNVTTPANYFHVLRRQIHRDFRKPLIVMSPKNLLRHKDCKSNLSEFDDLAGHPGFDKQGTRFKRLIKDQNNHKDLEEGINRLVLCSGKVYYELDEERRKSERTDVAICRVEQLCPFPYDLIQRELKRYPNAEIVWCQEEPMNMGAYSYINPRLLTAMKVLGRGGIEDIKYVGRAPSAATATGFYSVHVQEQTELVQKALQRDPLNYPF is encoded by the exons ATGGGGCTGTTCCGGGCGGCGTCCGGCCTGGCCCGTTTGGCTCTGCGAAGGAACCTCTTGCGCGCCGCGGCAAGCCCCTTTGCCGCCGGCGGTGGCGCCGTCCCAGGTGCCGCGCCGGCGCGCTACTTCCACTCCACCTGCCCGCGCCGGTTCGCTGCGCCCACGCCCCGTGCTGTGCCGCTCTCGCGCCTCACCGACAGCTTCCTTGATGGGACCAGCAGCGTCTACCTCGAGGAGCTGCAGCGGGCCTGGGAGGCCGACCCCAGCTCTGTCGATGAGTCCTGGGACAACTTTTTCCGCAACTTCGTCGGccaggctgccaccacctcacccGGCCTCTCTGGGCAGACCATCCAGGAGAGCATGAGGCTGCTGCTGCTCGTCAGGGCATACCAGGTGAGCGGCCACCTGAAAGCCAAGCTCGACCCGCTCGGGCTTGAGGAGCGTCCGGTCCCGGATGTGTTGGACCCGGCGTTCTATGGGTTCTCTGAGGCGGACTTAGACCGCGAGTTCTTTCTTGGGGTGTGGATGATGGCTGGGTTCTTGTCTGAAAACCGGCCAGTGCAGACGCTGCGCTCGGTGCTGGAGCGGCTCGAGCAGGCCTATTGCGGTACCATTGGGTATGAGTACATGCACATACCTGACAGGGAGAAGTGCAACTGGCTCAGGGATAGGATTGAGACAGTTAACCCAATGGATTACACTTATGACCGTCGTCAGGTCATGCTTGATAGGCTTATCTGGAGCACACAGTTTGAGAGTTTCTTGGCGACCAAGTGGACAACTGCAAAACGGTTCGGTCTTGAAGGTGCTGAGACTCTGATCCCTGGCATGAAGGAGATGTTTGACAGGGCAGCTCATCTTGGTGTAGAGAGTATTGTCATTGGGATGCCACACAGAGGCAGGTTAAATGTCTTGGGAAATGTTGTGAGGAAGCCCTTGCGACAGATATTTAGCGAGTTCAGTGGTGGCACCAAGCCTGTCAATGAAGGCGAGGGGTTGTATACAGGGACTGGTGATGTCAAGTACCATCTTGGAACTTCATATGATAGGCCTACCAGGGGTGGGAAACATATCCATCTGTCACTGGTTGCAAACCCGAGTCATTTGGAAGCAGTTGATCCTGTTGTTGCTGGGAAAACAAGAGCGAAGCAGTACTATTCTAATGACCGTGACAGGACCAAGAATTTGGGAGTGTTGCTGCATGGTGATGGTAGTTTCTCAGGGCAGGGCGTTGTGTATGAGACGCTGCATCTCAGTGCCCTTGAAAACTACACCACTGGTGGGACAATACATATCGTGGTCAATAATCAGGTTGCTTTCACTACTGATCCAAGGTCAGGGAGATCCTCACAATATTGCACAGATGTAGCAAAAGCATTGGATGCTCCTATTTTCCATGTTAACGGTGATGATTTGGAGGCTGTTGTTCATGTCTGTGAGCTCGCCGCAGAATGGCGTCAGACATTTCATTCAGATGTAGTGGTGGACATTGTATGCTACCGGCGATTTGGCCATAATGAAATTGATGAGCCGTCCTTCACCCAACCTAAGATGTACAAG GTGATTAGGAACCATCCAAGTGCGCTAGAGATTTATCAAAGGAAGTTGTTAGAGTCTGGGAAGATCTCAAAGGAAGATATTGATAGGTTAAACAAAAAGGTCAGCACTATACTTAATGAGGAATTTCAGAACAGCAAAGACTATGTTCCCAACAAGAGGGACTGGCTTTCAGCTTACTGGACTGGGTTCAAGTCACCAGAGCAGATTTCGCGTATCCGAAACACCGG TGTCAAGCCAGAGATTCTAAAACGTGTTGGAGAAGCCATGACTACTCTGCCAGAAAATTTCAAGCCTCACAGGGCTGTGAAGAAGATTTTTGATCTACGGCGTCAGATGATCGAGACTGGAGAAGGCATTGATTGGGCAGTTGGTGAAGCACTTGCTTTTGCTACTCTTATAATTGAGGGGAACCATGTCAGGTTAAGTGGTCAGGATGTTGAGAGGGGTACATTTAGCCATCGACACTCTGTCATCCATGACCAAGAAACTGGAGAGCAGTACTGCCCGCTGGATCATCTTGTTATGAACCAAGATGCGGAGCTTTTTACTGTGAGCAACAG TTCCCTGTCAGAATTTGCTGTTTTGGGCTTTGAATTGGGTTACTCCATGGAGAACCCAAACTCATTGGTCTTATGGGAAGCTCAGTTTGGTGATttttcaaatggagctcaagtgatATTTGATCAGTTCCTGAGTAGTGGGGAGTCAAAATGGCTCCGCCAGACTGGCCTTGTCGTTTGCCTTCCTCATGGATATGATGGTCAGGGGCCTGAACATTCTAGTGCAAGATTGGAACGCTTTCTTCAG ATGAGTGATGACAACCCTTATGTTATACCCGAGATGGATCCAACACTGCGGAAGCAAATCCAGCAGTGCAATTGGCAGGTCGTTAATGTAACAACTCCTGCAAATTATTTCCATGTTCTGCGTCGCCAG ATACACCGGGACTTCAGGAAGCCTTTGATTGTGATGTCCCCAAAGAACCTCCTTCGCCACAAGGACTGCAAGTCGAACCTATCTGAATTTGATGATCTTGCGGGCCACCCTGGATTCGACAAACAGGGGACACGCTTCAAGCGTCTCATTAAGGACCAGAATAATCACAAGGACCTCGAGGAGGGAATCAACCGCCTAGTTCTTTGCTCTGGAAAG GTGTACTATGaactggatgaagaaagaaggaAGTCGGAGCGCACTGATGTTGCTATATGTAGAGTTGAGCAGCTCTGCCCGTTCCCCTATGACCTCATCCAGCGCGAGTTGAAGAGATATCCAA ATGCCGAGATCGTGTGGTGCCAAGAGGAGCCGATGAACATGGGAGCATACAGCTACATCAACCCGCGGTTGCTGACGGCGATGAAGGTTCTGGGCCGGGGTGGCATCGAGGACATCAAGTACGTCGGCAGGGCCCCGTCGGCTGCTACCGCGACGGGCTTCTACTCGGTGCACGTGCAGGAGCAGACGGAGCTGGTGCAGAAGGCGCTGCAGCGCGACCCCCTCAACTACCCTTTCTGA